A DNA window from Primulina tabacum isolate GXHZ01 chromosome 12, ASM2559414v2, whole genome shotgun sequence contains the following coding sequences:
- the LOC142520710 gene encoding strychnine-11-hydroxylase-like, whose protein sequence is MSSQIFLILFLSLIAPLFLSFLVKNKRTKKLPPGPKKLPIIGNLHQLGKLPHRSFQELSKIYGDLMLLHFGSVPTLIVSSADMAREIFKSHDVAFSGRPSLYIAKKLAYDSSSISLAPYGEYWRQIRKIVVLELLSAKRVQSFGRIRDEEVDFMIHRVSEHNASPVNLSTLTFSLTNNVVCRAAFGSLSPDEHGNSDGRMSRFQHIFLEMQHLAAGFNVANVFPSLAWINKFNGVEKKIDRIFLEVDSFFDKVIEEHRDPNRPEPDQEDIIDVLLRIQKDPNQEFKLKDKHVKGVLGNIFAAGTDTSSTTIEWTMAELVRNPQVKEKAQQEVRKACKGKVKVEENDLQRLTYLKLVIKESLRLHPPAPLLVPRETTEDCIIDNKYEIPAKTRVIFNAAAIGTDPKYWDNPEKFYPERFLNSDTDFRGHHFELLPFGAGRRGCPGISFAISLVELALANLLFSFDWEIPQGMSTQDLDMEEALGITIRKKIPLCLVASPPTNDIH, encoded by the exons ATGAGTTCTCAAATTTTCTTGATACTCTTTCTTAGCTTGATCGCACCTTTGTTCTTGTCCTTTCTCGTGAAAAATAAGAGAACAAAAAAGCTCCCACCTGGCCCTAAAAAGCTCCCGATAATAGGCAATCTTCATCAGCTTGGGAAGTTACCTCATCGATCGTTTCAAGAATTATCCAAAATATATGGAGATCTCATGCTCTTGCATTTCGGGTCCGTGCCCACGTTGATTGTGTCCTCGGCCGACATGGCGcgagaaatctttaaatcaCACGATGTTGCTTTCTCAGGGAGACCCTCCTTGTATATCGCCAAGAAATTGGCATACGATTCATCCAGCATTTCTTTAGCACCGTACGGTGAGTATTGGAGACAAATAAGGAAAATAGTGGTTTTGGAACTGTTGTCGGCTAAAAGGGTCCAATCTTTCGGTAGAATACGGGATGAAGAGGTTGATTTCATGATTCATCGAGTATCTGAACACAATGCAAGTCCCGTGAATTTGAGCACACTGACATTTTCGTTGACGAATAACGTCGTCTGCCGGGCTGCTTTCGGAAGTTTGAGCCCCGATGAACATGGGAATAGCGATGGAAGGATGAGCAGGTTTCAGCATATCTTTCTTGAGATGCAGCATTTGGCTGCTGGATTTAATGTTGCAAACGTTTTTCCATCTCTGGCTTGGATTAACAAGTTTAACGGCGTCGAAAAGAAGATCGACAGGATTTTTCTGGAAGTGGACTCATTTTTCGACAAAGTTATAGAAGAACATCGTGATCCCAACAGGCCTGAACCTGATCAAGAAGATATTATTGATGTATTGCTTCGGATTCAGAAGGACCCCAATCAAGAATTCAAGCTGAAAGATAAACATGTCAAGGGTGTTCTTGGA AATATATTTGCCGCTGGAACTGATACTTCATCAACAACAATCGAATGGACAATGGCGGAATTGGTAAGAAACCCCCAAGTCAAAGAAAAAGCTCAACAAGAAGTGAGAAAAGCCTGTAAAGGAAAAGTGAAAGTAGAAGAAAACGATCTCCAAAGACTCACATACCTAAAACTAGTCATAAAAGAGTCATTAAGACTCCATCCACCCGCCCCGTTGCTGGTCCCTAGAGAAACTACCGAGGATTGTATCATTGACAACAAATACGAAATCCCCGCGAAGACCCGAGTCATTTTCAATGCAGCTGCAATCGGAACTGATCCAAAATATTGGGATAACCCTGAAAAATTCTACCCTGAGAGGTTTTTGAACAGCGATACCGATTTCAGAGGACATCATTTTGAGTTGCTGCCATTTGGTGCTGGCAGAAGAGGCTGCCCTGGAATCAGTTTTGCTATATCTTTGGTAGAGCTTGCGCTCGCGAATCTTTTGTTTTCCTTCGATTGGGAGATCCCACAGGGAATGTCAACACAAGATCTTGATATGGAAGAGGCACTTGGGATCACAATCCGTAAGAAAATCCCACTTTGTCTCGTAGCTTCACCACCAACAAATGATATCCattaa